The following proteins come from a genomic window of Proteinivorax hydrogeniformans:
- a CDS encoding nucleotidyltransferase domain-containing protein translates to MLGNRESYFEALDEVKNICQIKFADEICSVYVGGSVARGDFVPGRSDIDLYIVLKSNEIQNKLQLELEKIKSKEKPISVAYTTKKEVIGGQSFLGSGFEYNNFIREGKLIYGQEIKDRIPKPTREEEIKTADQCLKFFEASYKDYEEEVIERYFSATFRTLCIVLSGKGIYVSSKKDVVTVCNKKFKDRKLLNEKINVIYDLWITWGRERLTQEQVCTLLKACDDIMPLIFDLWESKE, encoded by the coding sequence ATGCTGGGAAATCGAGAGAGTTATTTTGAGGCCTTAGATGAAGTGAAAAACATATGCCAGATTAAGTTTGCCGATGAGATATGTTCTGTATATGTCGGGGGGAGTGTGGCTAGAGGAGACTTTGTGCCGGGAAGAAGCGATATTGATTTGTATATTGTGTTAAAAAGTAATGAAATTCAAAATAAGCTCCAGTTGGAATTAGAAAAGATTAAAAGTAAGGAAAAACCGATTAGTGTGGCCTATACCACTAAAAAAGAAGTAATAGGCGGACAATCATTTTTAGGTAGCGGTTTTGAATATAATAACTTTATAAGAGAAGGAAAACTGATTTATGGACAGGAGATTAAGGACAGGATTCCTAAGCCTACAAGAGAGGAAGAAATAAAAACTGCAGATCAATGTTTGAAATTCTTTGAGGCTAGCTATAAAGATTATGAGGAAGAAGTTATAGAAAGATATTTTAGTGCCACTTTTAGAACTCTTTGCATAGTTTTAAGTGGAAAAGGGATATATGTAAGCTCCAAAAAAGACGTGGTGACAGTTTGCAACAAAAAATTTAAAGATAGAAAGTTGCTTAATGAGAAAATTAATGTAATTTATGACTTGTGGATAACATGGGGGAGAGAAAGACTGACACAAGAGCAAGTTTGCACACTACTAAAGGCATGTGATGACATTATGCCTTTAATATTTGACTTATGGGAAAGTAAGGAGTAA